One stretch of Nicotiana tabacum cultivar K326 chromosome 18, ASM71507v2, whole genome shotgun sequence DNA includes these proteins:
- the LOC107769045 gene encoding NAC domain-containing protein 90, producing MVEISPGFRFYPTEEELISFYLLNKLEGKRPELDRVIPVVTIYNLDPWHLPNLPGELCMGDTEQWFFFVPRQEREARGGRPCRTTTSGYWKATGSPTYVYSSESKVIGVKKSMVFYKGKAPTGRKTKWKMNEYRAIEQETSTSSSFSIPKLRHEMSLCRVYVISGSFRAFDRRPVATVTRDTAAVKIQELAGDRDNISSAISVKNESKSYNIVESDFENLNGWEQINWM from the exons ATGGTGGAAATTTCACCAGGTTTTCGATTCTATCCAACTGAAGAAGAGTTAATATCTTTCTATTTGCTCAACAAGTTAGAAGGAAAGAGGCCAGAGCTTGATAGAGTAATCCCAGTTGTCACCATTTATAATCTTGACCCTTGGCATCTACCAA ATTTGCCGGGGGAGTTATGCATGGGGGATACAGAGCaatggtttttctttgtgccgagGCAAGAAAGAGAAGCTAGAGGAGGGAGACCTTGTAGGACTACTACTTCTGGTTATTGGAAAGCTACTGGTTCTCCTACTTATGTTTACTCTTCAGAGAGTAAAGTAATTGGGGTGAAGAAAAGTATGGTATTTTATAAAGGGAAAGCTCCTACTGGGAGAAAAACTAAGTGGAAGATGAATGAGTACAGAGCTATTGAACAAGAAACTTCCACCTCTTCAAGTTTTTCTATTCCTAAG TTAAGGCATGAAATGAGTTTATGTCGAGTTTACGTCATATCAGGAAGTTTTCGAGCATTTGATCGACGACCAGTGGCAACAGTGACGAGAGATACAGCAGCAGTTAAAATTCAAGAATTAGCAGGTGATAGAGATAATATTAGTTCTGCAATTTCTGTCAAAAATGAGAGCAAGTCCTACAACATAGTGGAAAGTGATTTTGAAAATCTCAATGGTTGGGAACAAATTAATTGGATGTAA